The region TATTCCCAAATAATTCCTACTAAATACCCCGCTGCTTTTCATATTATCAACAAGGCAAGCAACTTAACTGATTACAAGCATgggctcgcaaaaaaaaaaaaaaaaaatgcagcgcaAGGCAGAACACATTTTTGTTTCCAATGACTGGATGGTTTTGCAGATTTTAGCAAAGCTCCCAGTTATAAATTGAGTGATCAAcccgaaaataaaaaaaaaagaaaggagaaacacCTTTCTTGGGACTGCATTTATTGGCTTTCAGACATAAGCTGTTCACCATTTTTGTGAGATCCAGCTTCATTTTGAAGAACATGGTCTAATGCACAAGACCCTTCTTCAATGTGGTTGTTTGCTGCATCTGTTGGTTGAATTTCAAGCACTTCAAGTGCAAGCTGGGACAAAGAAATTTCAATTACTTTTTTACCATTGCGCTCCAAAGTCCGTTCGACGAACAGAAGGTCATTTAGTGTCTTCTGCTTTCGCCTGCAAGTGGCATATGCTCTCTTTGCCTTTGAAAGCTCCTGTGTCGCCTTGGCCAACTTAGATGTTCGTAGCTGTGTAATAGGCTGCACTATAGATCGCTGGTCACTGAGATCCTGCGGAGCAACAGTGGTATCCACATCATCATTCAGAACCAAGTCATTCTGCACACTGCTGCACATGGCCACGGTGCTCACTGCAGAAAAATGAGAGTGAGGCGACTCTTTGGCAATAGGCACTGTGGTTGAACGAGATGAGCGATGTTGTTCTAGATGTGGCTTGGTTGGTATAAGGACAAGCCTTGAAGATGGAGGAAGGGTCACAGTAACAGGCTTCTCCAGATTATGCTTCAGGTAAGTTGTCTTTATATCGACCAATTTTCTCTTGAGCAATGATGGAGGTTTGTTTGCAACAGGTGCAGTTGCTTGAGCAGTGGCAGCTGGGAAATCAAACACGGTGGGAATGGCATCGCCACGTAGTTCCTCGAGCCTCCCGTCGGTAAAGCACTCTGGCTCAAAATGCTCAGCACAGAGCATACCATCCACTTCTGGTTCCAATGCAGAAGTACCCATGTTGTTCACCCACAACTGCTTCAGCTGTTCATCCAACGGAAACCTGCGGCCGGAGGCTTCTATTAATGGACAGTTAAATGCGCAAAGGCACCAGAACACAGAGCTGGTGCAGACGCCACCGATTTTACCAAGAATATCTGATCCACTGGACAGTTGCAACACTAGACATGCCAATATTGGCATTGGTGAGGCTCTGTGACGACGACTGTCCTTTAGTGACCTACATTTACTATGAATTACTATGAACAGCTCAAAAATAAAACTACTTTCTGCGGACCAGCGTTTTCGTTGTCCGATGATTGTATTTTTCAGCAAATAGTGCGGAAAGTGATAAGTGTGACATCACGCTATCGCATGAAGGATGTGCAAACAAAATATTTACCGAAAAAATCGCTTGCCACCCGTGCTTCTGAGATTTTGGCAATGCACAAATACACACTTATCACATGACATGACTGGTGAACCAGAACGTGGTAGTTCAGTAGATCCACGAAAAACTATGGTTCGTCCGGCTGTTTCGAGTCACAGTCAAAAGGTGGTACGCCTAGTTCACTGATAGAGCAAAAGCAACAGCCTCGCATTAAAGAGGTAACACTAGCGAAGCTTCGTGAAACTTGTGACACAGTGAAACAAGCGACCGAACGCATTTGCGCTGTTATTTGCTATCCAATATAACAACAAATGCTTGACTTGGATTGGGTTCGTACTTTCGTTGGATTTCTTATTGATGGCCATGCTTGTGGCCCTTTCGCGCCAAGTTTAGTTTTCTTTCAGGTTCCATTCTATGGAGAAACCGTTTTTAAATGTTCTCTTACGTACGTGCCGCCCTCGATTGTCTATCGCCGCAGCAATCAAATGAGGGCCGGGCGCCCGCATGCCGACCAGTGAGGAGACGCTTTTACGCAAGACGTTTTCTTCATACGTTCTAAATTTTTCAGTGTCATAAAGATGTGTCCACATTGCACCCTCAAAGCGACGGCTCCCTCATCGCATCAAAAGGAGGGGCAAGTAAACTCAGCAAAATATTTAAACTGCGCGAAGACAAGATGTAAGTGAACAGAAATAtagacgcacacacaaagcgcaGTGTGTGCGTCTATGTTTCTGTTCACGTGCAGAGGTCAACACACATCTCTAGAATGCGCGAACCACGTTcgcaggactgcgctggcgaatctgatgacgacatgtggcacaaaatcggctgtatgtgagcttgcgtgactaagtttacagtttccattgatttctctcgacttggtggtcggcttaagctttcgtggctgctttggccctcgcGAGTGTGTTCTATAGAcatgtgtgttgacctctgttATTCCGTACATCTTGTCTTCGCGCAGTTTAAATATTTTGCAGTAtatatgaaccgactagcccgcATTTTGGCAGCGCCATAGATTCAGCATCATAGTAAACGAGTTCGGGAAGATACCTGCAAAtattatattgttacgtaggaagacgaagacgaaaagctatatacaagtatatttacaaagaaatgcgccgcacttggccaagaagccacagcccgcaatagcctctaatcttcgtcgtcgtcttcacactgctcgcctcttcgtcaaggcaaatactgttccgtagcactacccccggcggcaaaagcgccgtcccggagcgattaaaggccggactcggaagcagtgtagtaggccttgagcctactgacgtgcacgacatcactagatgccagagtagacggcgaggtcgaactcacaggttcaatttcgtacgtcacaggcgtcacctggcgcagcacgcggtagggccctgtgtatcgcgaaaggagcttctctgaaagtccgacgtgacgagagggcgaccacaggagcacgagcgcaccaggcgaaaactgtacgtcacggtggcgagcgttgtactgacgctgctgagtggtttgcgaggctgtcagtcgagtacgggcaagctggcggtcggcgagggcgatggcgtcgcgcgcatactcgcttgttgagatcgcagcaggaggaagtgccgtatcaaggagcaaggtcggttcgcgaccttacagtaaataaaatggagaaaatctggcggtgtcgtgccgggaagaattgtacgcaaatgtgacgtaaggaagggcaatgtcccagtcgtcgtggtccttggaaacgtacttggacagcatatcggtaagggtacggtttaaccgctccgtcaggccattcgtttgaggatagtatgaggtagtcagcttgtgtttagtggagcaggaacgcacaatgtcggcgataactttcgacaggaagttgcgaccacggtcagtaagcagctgtcgcggggcgccatgaaccaagataatgtcactcaagagaaagtccgcgacgtcagtggcgcaactggtagggagagcccgcgtgatagcgtatcgggtggcgtaatcagttgcgacggctacccatttgttccccgaagatgacgtgggaaaggggccgaggaggtctaatccaacacgaaagaacggtgaTCCAACaaagggacggtgatcggctggagatgaccggcaggtagcacctgaggtgttttccgacgctggcagggatcacaggcagcaacatagcgtcggacggagcgagcgagaccaggccaatagaagcggcgccggacgcggtcgtacgtgcgggcaacgcctcctataggaggcgttggtgcgggttaccccaagatggcctgcagtgggtgcgtcatgcatctcaaagagcacagtccgtcgtagatgttttggcacgacaagatgatcagatccatcagggaggaagttccttcggtacagaatgccgccgtggaggacatatcggcgaacggaggcgtcggtaggcgTAGAGcacagacgctcgatgagtgctcgcagcgataggtcccggtactgctcatcggcgatgttagcgaagtcagacacagagaaaataccgttggcgttactactgtcggcgtcgtcaggctcgtctaccgggtagcgagacaggcagtcagcatccttgtgtagtcggccggatttgtaggtaacagtatacgaatattcttggaggcgtaaggcccagcgaccaagtcttcctgtaggatctttcagtgagcataaccagcaaagcgcgtggtggtctgtgacaacggaaaagggccggccatataagtatggacggaacttcgcaaccgcctaaactagggccagacactcacgctcagtgatggaatagttgtgctcggagcttttgtttaagcgaatcccaactggtgatctcatcttcgtgtgtccgaaaccaaactcgaggtgtgccaccgaggtaaaagagtgcgttggcgagcatgatagtagggtcccaccggttattgcggctgacgtgttcgtacaggctgatccagtcgtcgacgtcttccccatctttgcccgagaatacgccaggatcgcgggaagcggggagagcgatgtaggtcgtcgaagtggcagcaggtgtcggagccggctgagtcgagctgtcgtcggcgggagccatgacggaaggctcgacgtaccgtccactgcgaagctccgtgacgaggtacagggaacgtccacctccaccagatatgttacgtaggaagacgcagacgaaaagctatatacaagtatatttacaaagaaatgcgccgcacttggccaagaagccacagcccgcagtatggtatggtatggtatgccttatctacCCGCAGTAtatagcctctaatcttcgtcgccgtcttcacactgctcgcctcttcgtcaaggcaaatactgttccgtagcaatattttTAATAAGTGCTGTCCAACCTGTAACTTCATCATAGCGttcggcacacacacacacacacacacacacacacacacacacacacacacacacacacacacacacacacacacacacacacacacacacacacacacacacacacacacacacacacacacacacacacacacgcacacacacacacacacacacacacacacattgggggggggggggggagtatgaCCACTAATAGGACAATCAATTAGAATGACGCACAGCAAGCTCAAAAGTATTGATTACTCGTCCAAGCTGCAGTATTACTGCAGTTTTTACTCCTAGTGCAGGGGCACCTTTTCCGTCGTCTAATCTACGTACTTCATGACCCTGCTACAGTGGCCGTACGTGTGCGACATGTATGCACAAAATCGATGCCTTAAAAATATAATGTGGTGCTCTACTGTCGAATTCACTTTAACGCTGCTTCGTAAGCAGTAATATTGCCTTCCTACTGCAGTACGCGACCGCCTAAGGTCCACACTATTCTATGCGTCACGACGATGGCATTTTATATGGCATTACAGTGCCCACGCCCGTATACCAGGATATCAGGCCTTTCTGCGCATCTGCTCCACTCATTCTGCGTCACGCTTTGCTTGTGCATTCAGCGTCTTCCTGACGTTAGATGTAGTCCTGAGGATCCGGCCATGGGGGTAAAGCAATTCGTGGTCGGACCCTGCATCCGAGCGATCGGTGATCACTGCTTAGCGACGCGGGTCTTGACTCGCTGTCGTGATCAGGCCCTCTTGGTGGGCACAGGTTTGTAACATACGTTGACGTTCCACTCTGTCTCCTCATCGTCATGTTCACACCACGCACAAAAACAAGCCCAAGAACAAGGAAACAGGCTTCCCTGCACAGGAACTCATAATGTGGCAAAGCCAGCTTCGATGAACATTTTTAAACGCTTTCTATACCACGTGTTTCCGCGAATACTGTCTTCAAATCATAAACAAAAATagataaaaattaaaaataagaAGGGGAGGGGGATTTGAGATAGAATTATATTCTTTTACTGGCGAATATTAATAgaatatttatttaattaatgACTTTATTGAGCATGCTTTAACTGTACATGTGTGAAGTCAACAAGCACACCTGATCAAAGAACAAGCTTTTACTTTAAAACATTTGTAAACAGCGCGCGTATCGAGAAATATGGACTCAAGATGTGCCGCGAAAGGCATTGTTGTTCTAGTTAATAAATTTCCGTACGGCATTTTTCCACAATGTGGAGACGTTAACTGAAATCGCAACGTATGTCGCTGCAGATTTCGCGTCCTATTTCTCCGAACTGTTTCAAGGCACAGTGTTTCCAGCGAATTCTTACACTTAGAGTATTGGCTGACTTCAATTCTGCAGTTAGAACATGCCCCCCAATGTCTTTATTCAAAATTAATTAGTGAGATAATCTTCAATATTATTTGTCTTCGCGATTATCGCGCAACATTCGTTGTCTGGTGCTGTTGTGATGCTtcagcgataaaaaaaaaaattgtggcagaacccatctcacgattaatgtcgacggtaatgcgttagcattgaatcaatacagggtctcccagctaacgttaaattaaattaaattatgaggttttacgtgccaaaactaccatatgattatgaggcacgccgtagtggggcactctgaattaatttggaccacctggggctctttaacgtacACATAATCTAAGAACACGGCTGgtttctgcatttctcccccatcgaaacgcggccgccgtggccgggatttgacgTGCCGTACCGCACCAGGAGGAATTTTGTTGTCATGATTGAACTTTCGGTAATTAGATGACATTAAttaacgaactttttaattactGAATTGAGGGCGCGAATATTGATAGAAAAGTAATAATTGTGTTTTAAAACACCTGACTCAGTTGTTTTCAGAGTGCTATGTCTagcgtaattatttttttttccgcgctagaaagaaaacgcgcgaaatTTGAAAACAGCCGCATGATTACTCGTTCCCGCGCCGCGACACTAGCGGTCCCAGGCGTTACTCGGAAAGAATTAACTTTAGAAAttaaaaaagtatatatatatatatatatatatatattgcaattttagagcggcacattcccattGGCACACACCTAGTTACCCAATTTGCCATCAAACTCACCAGGATATAATATTTATATGCGGTCGTGTTTAAAAACCACTTCTGTTTGTCATGGTGCCAAAAAATATGTCATGCTTTGTTTTCGCTGCCAAGTTTTTGTGCAAGCGAATATCACCTTCCCACAGACAAAATCTATATCTCTAAACAGTGTGTACGTATGCCTATCCAGTAACCATATTATCTTATATACGAGAGAACCAGAAACTCTAGAGCAGCTGAGGGCCTGACTTTAACACACAGTTGGCGCCATTGCTTTTGTACCCTTTTGTACGTTCATATTGCTacataaaaaataattaaatataTATAATTTGCCGTATTGTGGCGCGCGACAGATTGTCAAGTGGCAGCTGCCGCGAACCACAAACGCACTTGTTGGAATCAGTGTCTGCTGTGCGGGTGCTTGCCACGATAAGCGggtaaaaaaacaaagaaaaagaacaaaagaaccCGCGAGTAATGTgcgctaagttttttttttctatagaacGAATACACTACTTTCCCGCACATCTGTGAGTTTACGTGGTGGTACCAATCTACTCCTGTGACACTCAGCTCGCATCACACAGGCTACATTCGGAAGCGTTGCTGGAACAGTGCATGTACAGTGCCACTGTTTGCGCTCGACCACCCAGTTAATCGGTTATGATGGGCGAATTGTGCTATGCTATTTTGCGGAATGTATATGATTGTGTGTGCGATGCTACATGAAGGAGCTTCGGAGCACCTTTTCAGGAATATGCAGCGTCCTCATCATCGAGACTCTTCCTTTTCCCTTGTCAGGGAGAACTCGCCGGATGGCAACAAAGGTAGGTCCAATACAATGCTCGAGACACAGCGTGCCCAACTCAGCAAGTCATGCCTGTCAATGCTTTgacttctgtttcttctttcacATATATGTACTTGCCTACGTGCTCTGTACTCCAGCTCAAGAAAGTCAGGCGCGTCATCTTCAGTGACGCAGCAACAGAATCGATGAAAAGTTAGGCAAGATTGACCGACAGGAGAGGTAGGCCAACCGTATCCCCAGGGAGCCTGCTTACCAAGTCTTTGCTTGACACACCGAAGGGCAAGTCCAAGTTTTCGGGCCATGTGTGAGCGATCGCGCCTGACGAGGAAGTTCTGGCATCAGCATCACCACGAGGAAGATGGCACGAGCAACGGCTCACGAGCTGCAGGAGCCGTGGCTGAAAGCGTTCCACACGATTCGGAGAAATTGGAAGCAGCCGCTCTCGTCCGCCGCAGTCTTCAATCAATCCTCTTTCACGCCCTGCTTCAGCCGAGGATGGTAAGTTGATTAGATCTGTGCACGGCCTTCTCATAGAAGCATTGAGCACATTAGCACGGACTTGACATTCTGCCCGAACGTGAGACCAGCGTCTGATCTTCTCTCTTCTCCGACGACAGATGGCCCTCTGGAGGGACTCTAAGGCGGCCTCTGCCACGGGCGACGGGAACCGGTCGCCCTCTTCGGCCGACGAGGATTTGCTCAAGAAGCCAGAGCCTGGACCAGAGGAGAAGAAACAGGCAAAGAGGCGACGCTCGGCGAGCCGATCGCGCCACCGCCGTCACCGCGAGGCCAGAGAGGGGCACCCGGAGGAACTGCTGCAAGACACTGGTGGCGCGGATGTCACGACGAACGTCGAAAACGTGACCACGCAGGTAACTGCATGCGAGCAAGGTTTATTCATAAGTGTCTTAAGTATGCCCTTCAAAGTTCGCACGTTCTCCCAAGATGCGGTCGTGGCGTTTCGTAAACACATGTAGATGTGATACGGAATGGGCAACGTTTCTTTCGCGCTAGCACTGCGTGTCGGCTCCCGGTCGCCTTCGCTGATATTGGCTAGAATCATGCAGATCTTATGAAGCACTGTAACGTATACGAATGTGAACTCGGCAGCCTTCGCTGATGGCAACATATGTAGACCAACCAATTCAATGACCATCTGCTTCGTTCTAGCTCATGTGGCGCATCGCCTGTTTATATTCGTGTTAACGCAGGCTACTACATCAGGTCAAACAGGTGAATGGACAACTAAGGAgggaaggaaaaaagaagaaagaccaGGACATGGGTTTCCGTTTGCACATTTTCCTCGGTCTGTGTGTGTTACAATGATTTACGCTCTCATCTATTTAGAGCGCGAGGTCTACTATCTTGGTGAAGTCAACCTGCTGATGTGTGGAGAAGCCAACTACATAGTGGCGTTTTCCATAAGCTGTACTGACTTATCGGCAGGCCGCCAAAAGCCCCTCGCGAGTGACGACGTCGAATGAGGTGCTCTCGACAGCGCCGCCCCCGATGCCGGAGAACGTCGAACCGATGCCGGCGTGCGGCCGCCTGCTGGCTGGGATGCGGCGGCCCGGCTGCGTGGTGGCGTTCTTCTGCAGCTGCGCCTTCCTCCAGGGCCTAATCACCAACGGCTGCGTCAACTCGAACCTGGCGACGCTCGAGAAGCGCTATCAGCTGCGCAGCGTGGAGTCCGGACTCATCGGGAGCCTGTACAGCGTC is a window of Dermacentor silvarum isolate Dsil-2018 chromosome 4, BIME_Dsil_1.4, whole genome shotgun sequence DNA encoding:
- the LOC119448641 gene encoding uncharacterized protein LOC119448641; its protein translation is MSCDKCVFVHCQNLRSTGGKRFFRFPLDEQLKQLWVNNMGTSALEPEVDGMLCAEHFEPECFTDGRLEELRGDAIPTVFDFPAATAQATAPVANKPPSLLKRKLVDIKTTYLKHNLEKPVTVTLPPSSRLVLIPTKPHLEQHRSSRSTTVPIAKESPHSHFSAVSTVAMCSSVQNDLVLNDDVDTTVAPQDLSDQRSIVQPITQLRTSKLAKATQELSKAKRAYATCRRKQKTLNDLLFVERTLERNGKKVIEISLSQLALEVLEIQPTDAANNHIEEGSCALDHVLQNEAGSHKNGEQLMSESQ